In the Aptenodytes patagonicus chromosome 5, bAptPat1.pri.cur, whole genome shotgun sequence genome, TTAGCAAAGAACTGTTATGTTACAGGTAGAGCAGCAAAATCTGTTCAGACTTTAGCTGCAATGCTTCAAAGTTCTGGGAAGGTTTTAGTCACTGTTCACCTTAAAACTAATTTCAAGAGAAGTTCTTAATTTGTGAGAAAACTAGCCaggatttttttgctgttacaCAGAAATATGTTTGTCCTTTTTGGATAAAGGTATGCTGGTGTTGCCAGGTAGATATATAAActtattaaaaatatgctttctctGTCAAGTCACTAAAGTAGAATGAAGGTTTATGTTCTGGctattttaaagttgtttggTCCTGAGCATCACATACTTAGTAATCAATACTGATTTtttccacaaattaaaaaaaaaaaaaaaaatcagtgatcaTAGTCATGTTAATGAGTTTGTTGCAAAGGATAACAGATACTGGTCAGAGGATTAAAAGGAGAAATTGTAGAAGTCCCCATGTATAAAACTTTGTTGCTTAGGGAAATTGAGAAAAGGGAAATGGAGCTGTAGAAAATTCTGATAAAATTCAAGGCTTTATTTCTatctaataaaaattatttaacaaatcTGTACGATGTGGTTTAAGTGgagagcttaaaaaagaaaaataggtggTTTTAGAATAAAGCAAGCCTGTCAAGTGGATATATATCTTAAGATGACTTTCTAAAAAGAAGTGCAGCAGAGAGCTTAAATACTTCCACTGGATTTTCCATCTGGAATGAAATCTTTTTATGATGGTGTTACGTTTGCTCTTAAATTTCAGTGTTGTTAACTTTTCATAATGGTTTTTAACAGTTATGAATGCAGGGATGAGAAAATACTTTCTACAAGCCAATGATCAGCAGGACCTAGTTGAATGGGTAAATGTTCTGAACAAAGCTACCAAAATCACAGTAAGTGGTTTAGTTGATATTTAGCAATGCTTTCAAATGGTGACTGTCTCAAGGTGCTTAAATGTAACCTTTGCCTCCAGTTTTTATGCTAGAGTAGTCTTTTTTATCTCTACAAACAAGTCTTGGCTTGGCTTTCCAAGACTTGGAGAAACTGTACAGAACTCTCCCTAAACTTGAGTTTGTTGTGCTTCTTGCTTTGGAAATTGGACAAAAATgtgattcttttttattatagCATATGATGGTTTCTAATAGTTTAAAATTAACCATACACAtttaatattaattgaaatatCCAGAAGACAATTGCAAGCAATGAAAAGATAGACAAACATTTGCCTGGTGTCAAAAGTTTGTATTTCTTAAAGTATCACTAAAATAATGAGCAAACACATCATACCATGTTCCAAAGATGCTCTTCTGATTTCAAGAAACATCCATTCAAAGAAACATTAATGCATTCTTCTGATAAGTGTTAAATTACTTGTAATTGTAAATTGTTTGTACCAGGACAACTTGTTGTCACATGGTAGAAAAACCCACGTATTACCTCAGTCTTTTCAGGAGGCAGAAgttatggttttattttctcgCCAGTTTTGGGGAAGTGATGACATGAACTGTTTTGAGAGCATACCCTTACAAAGAAGCGATTTTGAGCATGGGTGCACACATTCGTATTTCTTGTCAGTAACTTTCTCATTTTTAGGTTATCTAAGGATGTTTCCATGAGTCGTTTGCATTGTTTTAATGTAGCCCTTCCTTTGGAATTATAAAAACGTTACTactaataataaatacaaaacccAGAAACACAAAGCCTTCTCACTTGGGTTTTTCATAAGGAGGATACACCACAACCAGGCTTGAAGTGTTTCCAGTTCAAGAAATAGAGTGAATAAAGAATTAATTGCATCAAATTAGAATTTAGTCTGCAAGCTGTTTATCATGTGTTTAACTTGCATTCTAAATGGCTGGTGAAATCATTAGTATTGTTTGTCTTTGAAGGAACAAGCCTTTGAACTGTTAATCTGTTCAGAGGTTATTTAGTAGGGCCAGGGACTTAATCAAATAATTAAGGTTATTCaattattaattttcatatgAGCTTTACTTGCTGCAGATTGTAATCCTCCAAGATTCGTTGCATTTTTATACTCTGAGTGCTGATAATCTCAAAATAACTATGAACCTTTGCAGTCTAGCACGTGATGTACCTATTTGAGTACTATTTGAAAATGCATTCATATGAGAAGGTGGTTGTGGGTTTTGTCTGTAACATTTTAAGTAGGAGTTTGTGATGGCTGAAGCACTTACCCATAAAGCTGTAGCTACAAGCCCCTTTTCTTGAAAGGCTGAGGCGCATCATCTGTGTGCACTAGGAGAATGTCTTATCCTTCAGCGCCAGAATTGGCTGTGAATGGAGTCACCTTTTACCTGTGCTAGCAAAGCTGGGTGTTGTGCGAGGCTAAGGGGACAGTGGAAGTGAGAGAATGAGCCTGAGGCCACAGCTGAGCAAGCTGCTGAGTGCCACCTTCACTTGGCCAGGAGGAAGCTGTCCTAGGCTGACATTTGTGCTCTCAGGGCTCTTTGTACTTTGCAGGctgtttttttgtaaaataagcAGTCCTGGACATAGGAACTAGAATCACAGCAGACTATAAAGTAGCTTTGTTTTTGTCTAGATCAGTTCAATTTCAGGTTTTGAATGTGCCACAGTCTTGCGTGGTAATTCACTGTGTAAAGACAATTTGTGTGTCCTTTCTGAAGGGATTTGCATGTCCTATGTAAATATCCAGTAGGTTGCTGGCTAAGATATTTTGGTGTGAGACTCTCGATCTCTTCTTGTTGAAGTCACTTCAAATTTACTATATTAATACTAGGGGTGAAAGGAGATTATAAATGAAAATGTCTTAGGTAGCCAGTTAGTGCATTTCTTAAGTTACAGGTGTTTACTTCTTGCACAAACTCAGAAATTTGAGTAAACATTTTAGATCAAAACACTTATTGGGGAAATTAAATTCCTGTGGTGTTTTGATTGCTTTAGTTCCACATTTGAGAGAGTTATCTAATAGTTAATGATAGTTAGAAATAGGTAGTTAAGGTCATTTTGGACAGAGGCAGTACACACAGTCTTCATGCCAGGTATTGGAACGTGAGTACAAATGTCATACTGGTCAGGCATCCTATTTGACAAAAGTCTTAATGCTGTAGCCCTGTGTTTATGGCCTTACTGTGCTAGCTCTACAGGCACTGGGGCATCTCCAGTCTAAAACACTTATTACTAAAActgaaagcaagtgaaaaataaagaaccAGTTCTTCTACAAATTAGCAGTGCTTCTTGAAGATCAAGTATAGCACTTATGGCAAAGCTGGGAATCAATTTTTAGATTTCAGGACACCTGGTGAAATGTCTTTACTGGCACCGGTTTTCTTCTGAGAACTAATGCATAGCCATTGCGACAAATTTTCATGTAAGCTATTTCTAGCCTTTTACAATTAGAGGACATTTGTTAAATCCTGctgaagataaattaaaaattcttgAGTAATGATTAGGGCTTTTTTAGGTTTCATAAAACTTACGTTAATTACCGTATTCCACTTTCAGGTACCAAAGCAGTCTGATCCTCTCTGTCAAATGGATAATGCAAATCGTCAAGCTGAAAGCCCAGGTGGAAAGAAGCAAGTCTCTTACAGGACAGAAATTGTGGGTGGCGTTCCTATCATTACACCTACCCAGGTAATACCCTTAAAACAAGTGGGCTATTATTTGATAGAGGAAGCTTTGTTGTTTGACAGGTGAGAATAGGTTATGTATCACAATATAGCTGTCAGCTTCTCACCTTGCTCAAAGGACTCATACTTTGATGTGCACCGTTTATTGATActgactgggtttttttgaggatttTATTCCCTTTATAGAAGATCATAGAGAATTATACAAGACTATAAAGAATTACTTGAGTGTTGATTTTTCCTCACAGGTATCAGTTAGTATGCTGAAAACGTATTTTTGTGCGTGTGAAATGAATTGTTGGCGTTAACAGTGCCAAAGTTCTGTCTTTTTAACTGCCAGGAAAAGTGGGCAAAAAAAGAGGTGATTAAGTCAGCTGATTATATATACACTATGTTATTAGAGGTAGTAAGGATGACAGCAGATTAAACTATTGCAGAAGGGCCTTGAAATGGCATGTGTGGATAAGATAGCAAGTGAAAGTCAGTGAAAATAAATGTGATGTAAGGGATTCTGGGAAAAACAATCCTAGTTTTTATAGAAAACACTAGATTGTGAAATAACCATTTCCACTTGAGTGAGAGGTAAGAGTTGTAGTCACACTATGAAAACATCATCTTAGTGTTCAGTTACAGTggaggaaaaaccccacaaatattaGGAGTTACTACAAAAAGAATAAGgagtaaaacagaaaacatctttGTTGCTGTATAAATCCTGTCTTTGACCAGACCTTGattactgtgtccagttttgttCTCAACTTAAACTAGAATTGGAAAGTTTCAGAGAAAGATTTCAAGGATGATTGGTCCATGTGGAATGATCTCCATATGAAGAACAATTGAGTGGGCTAGTAGTACTCTTCCGTGTGCAAAAGAAATAACTAGAGGAGGATGTGAGAGCTCTGCAAAATCATGATTGGCAGGAGTGGATAGTGTAAACTGTCTTTTCCAGTATGAGAGCTATGGGCTTTTAAACAAAGCTAATGGTGTAACCAGGTGAAACAAAGGGAAGGAGGAGTTCTTTCAGTGAGTAATAAAACATAAGGTACTCCTTGCCAACAGATGGCATGGATGCAAGAAACTTTCCCGAGTTTGAGAGATTGGACAAGCTCATGGAAGAAGAATCTATGCAGTGTTAAAAGATACAGACCTGTATCTGTTTCTGGAAGTtccctgagctgaaaatagtTACAGTTTGGATTAATATCATGTAAATGACATGTATACACCtgaactgcatttaaaaagttGGTGAATTCTGATGTGTGTTACAGTCctagaaatagctttttcttcactgtagCCTCCTCTAGTGTTTTGCCTTTAAAGTCACGTTATGAGTTTGCACTAAATACATGCATATATCTTGTCTTTAGGTCTGTAACATTCTTCACTGAGTGTCTGTCAATATTGTTTGAGAATACTCAGCACTTTCTTAGTTTAGTTTCTAAATGGAGCTTGCAGGTACTCAACCAGAGCCCTTGGAGAGTCTCGTATATTGTCTCTAGAAATcagttgaaatattttatcttttcaaacaaATTGTAAATGGGATTTGGGAGCATGGGATGATACAATTATTTCCTATTATAACTAGTGTAGTTATTCTTTgaccttcagaaaaaaactgagaGTATCCTGaactttcctgcttttttctaGAAAGAAGAAATCAGTGAGTGCAGTGAAGGGGGTGATAGGAGTTATTTGAAGCGGTcacaaagtcaccttccttatttTACTGCTAAGCATCCCCCAGATAATGCTGTTATCAAAGCTGGCTATTGTGTAAAACAAGGAGCCGTGGTAAGTATTTGAGATCAGTGTGTGTCGCTAATCAAGAACAAAGGTCCTAGGGTGGTAGTTGTACTTATGAAgtaggtgattaaaaaaaaaaagaaataattaccaGTAACTTTAGCACTACTGACAATATTAAGGATGGCTAAAGATAAAACTTATCCTCCAGTAGCATGTAATTTATGTCTGTATTACTTCTTTTCATTACTTTCTTCAGTGTTAGGTTGTTGGAGACGTTTTGGAGAGGAAAAGTTGTGTGCACAGAGACTTTCACATTATGGTTAGTGCATGCAACTAGGAATTCTTCTGTTCTACAGTTATGTAGAGATCCTTATTTTGCTTACTAGAAGCATCTAAATGAAGGCAGAAGTTCAATGTCTGCATGCTTTTTAAACCACTAAAATGTTTAGAAAAAGctaatttttcagttcagaggaAGAATTGTACAACTTGACAGACTGATTAACACAAGTGGAACTattcatagaatcgtttaggttggaaaagactttcaGATAATGATGCCTTGCTAAAAGAAGGAACAGATAGTTCAGATTAAGCAAGATATGCATGCTTTGTGAGTTCTCAGGCTCATTTTAGATTATGAAGCTTCTTTTTGTAACATTccttttttagttaaaaataaagtagaaaccTTTAACGTACTGTCTTTTAACATTTCTTACAGGGTATTTGTGTTGCTGAGTTGCTACAGTTTCAGTGGAGATTGCTGAAAAATTCTTATAATAGAAAATAGTGGCTTCCAGAATTGTTAatttttgcagtttaaaaaaaaaaaaaataggcagtcTTGCAGAATTATTTTGGGGGCACTCTATATATACACAACATGcataaatatatgtaatatataaaaagtataaatattatagatgaataattataaataaataggaattatacaatatatattataaatataagcTAGAAttagaaatataattaaatacataaaCATGAATAATATATAGCATGTaagtatatttgtattttatatacaaatatttgttttcctttaacagATGAAGAACTGGAAGAGAAGATACTTTCAGTTAGATGAAAACACAATAGGATATTTCAAGTCTGAACTAGTAAGTTTCCAAATGTGTGTTATTTTTCCAGTGATAGTTGCAAGAAAATCTAAAGAAATATGCttgtatttgaaaaatgtgctctgctgctcctgcagctcttAACTCTGTCCTGTAATAACTTTTCATGATTGGGAAGAACAAAAAATTAATAGGGTGGCTGTTAACTTGGACTTTTGGGAACCTGTCTGTAGGGCACTGAAGAACAGTAGTAGGATATATTCTACAATCAACGTAACTTTTCTATTAGTATCTTACATCACTTTACTCACATATAATTAATTCTGTTCTTGAAACAGCTGATCATTATGTAGAGCGACAAAACCGTAATCTTGGAATTCTTAATGTAAAGTTAGAATTACGGGGTGTTTTATTATACAAATGACGGGATCTTTTCCCACGCACTTGTTTCACCAGGGCAGCCAAGACAGGCAAAGAACCCTGCTGTTCAGAAGCAACACTTACAGAGTTTGTTTCGGTTTCATGATCTTCCTTCCCCACTAACCAGTATTCAACCCTTTGACCAAATGTTAAGTGCCTTCAggcttcatttaaaaatgaagtggCTGGTACTGGAGACAGTCTGTTTTCCCCAAAAAGGAATTCCACACTTACTGAACATGAGAAAATCTGTACCTAAGGAATGAAGTCTGAGTTATAAAGTATTATAAGTTAAGGAAAATTGAGTTTACAGGCCAACTGTAAGATGTAAAATGTCAAGAACCCAAATTTCAGGCTGTTTCTGAAGAGAacttttgctttacttttaatgAGGGAGTATACAACAGTAGCAGGAGTTTGATCTTGCATCATTATCTTTGTTAAACTGTCAGCATAACACAACTCTGACTCATTGCCTATAATAAactgtctatttaaaaaaaaaacaaacctgagtgCAGATTGCTCACAAGCAAATTCTAACTCAGTGAAGAGTTGTGCTGTGTGAGAGTATACTAGAAAGATGGTAGAAATACATACATCATGCTCCTTTCTAGTTTAACTATTTTGAACAATATAAAATCTTGTAGTGTCCTCTATTCTTCAGGCTAATATGCCCTTGCTGCAGTTTGAGGAAGGTACTGGACTGACCAGCTGTCGGTCAACAGGGAAGTAGATCCTGCTTCACAATTTTTACTGAAACtagctttttttccattttaagggAGTCATCCCTGTTCAGGGAAGCATGTACTGAATAGGTAGGGAATATAGTGTCCTTTTTATTGGACTACATAAACAATTAGGATCTGCCTTGTCTGAAACATACATGTTGGAGAGACATTCAATCTGTACTGGAAAGAGCAAAACTTCCAGAGCACAGCCCACCAAGAAGAAAACACCTGCAACAACTTAACCATATGTCCATCAGACTTTTATTTATCTCCTACAAACACAAAAAGGGTAAAGCGCTGTCTTCTGAAGATTTCAAGTggtgaattatttctttcagcaaTGTGTGGGATCTCCGTTTCCCCAATAATCTTCTGTTCCTAATGAGAGTAATacaaagataggaaaaaaagttcAATAGTGATTATTTGTCAAGCCTTTTGTGGTTAAGAAGGCTATGGCATGGAGGTCGTATTCAGCTAGTGTAGCATCAGACTTCTAATTCTGGAAAACTTCTTTCTATTGGACTTCAGTTCCCAATAGTTGCGGTCTTCAGTCAAGTATGGCTCTTTCTTGAAGTTAGTTTGTCTTGACAGCCAGCCTGCTCACCAGTACTCCAAATGACTTACTGAGTATCTTGAAGTTTGCATCTGTAGAAATATATCCGAGTTCTCTGCtctcaaaaatgtaaaaaagttttttgctttttttttaaattcaaaaatgTGTAGattctgggaattttttttgttgtggtggtttggTGTCATGTCATCGTCCCCACCCCTTAGTCATCTCCTCTTCTCAGTTGGAGGAAGAGCCCATGTCAGTCTTCAGGTGGAGCATAGTGGAATACAGGCAGTGTCAGACTCAGAAAATTATCATTTCTGAGCTGAGATCTTCCCTGCAACAGGTGTCTGTATTCCAGGAATGATCTTGCAGTTCACGTTTGATGTATTACTTTGAAAACTCTTGTAATGGATGAATGAACCTAggaagagcagggaggggagaggggggaaagaggGGCAAAATAACTGAAAGCATTGAGTTTTAAACTCGGTACGTTTGATCTGCTATAGAGACAAGTGATCTAATGAAAACTGACATTTAAGGATGGTTATATTTGTGTGACATCCACTGTTTGCTATAACAACATAAATCTCAAGTATATGTAATAGAAATTGTAGAGAAAGTAGTCATTGCAGAGttgacagcttttgttttgtctACCAGCTGGAGCAGTCCATTGTAACATtgcttaaagaaaacacattaggAGGTAAAATaagttgtttgtttgtgttttactgTAACAACCACAGAAAAATAATAGTATGTATGACATTACGTTGTCATGGCAAAAGAGAACATTCAAACTAATACtttcacacttttttcctgttgtgtgaAACTTTGACAGAATTGTAACACTTATTCTTGTTACGGTAGCAGAATTTTCATATGCTTTAAGAATACTTGCTCTTTTACAGGTTTTGGTACGATtgatttctttgtattatttttaattgtattgaGTATAGGGTACAATTAATCTGACTTAAAGCCACGTCATGCAGTACAATTAACAAAGCATCTTGTATTGTAGCATTTCATAGCAAATGAATATCATCacagttttactgaaataaactgCTTGAGGCCAGATTCAATTTTGTGATCTAGTtaggggaaggggacaggggtgGTTGTCTCCATTATGGTAAGGTGAATgaatgtttttgggttttttacttctTGATTGCGCCTCCTCTTCGTTGCAAGTGCCATGGTTTGTTTCATACttacaaaagcaaattaaattttgGTTGACATCACCTTTTGAAAGTCTCATTTATGTAAATCTGCTGCTGTCAACTGCCGTGACCCCTGGCTTTTTGACAGTATTCTAGTTGTTAGATATACTCTACTGaactatttttgccttttttttttttccccccaggaaaaGGAACCTCTCAGGGTTATACCACTTAAGGAGGTCCATAAAGTTCAGGAATGCAAACAAAGGTGAGGAGAGAAGCACTGACATGGTTACATGAGATGTAGTACACTGCTTTGTGATGGCTAGACTGCTTATTGGAAACAATGGAGAACTTTTTAATAGCTTTGGTTGATGTATGCATGTGTGATACTCTTATGGGACAGCAAGTAGATTTGTGCATAGAACTGGTTTTGAGGGTCCTGCATTAGTGTGTGTTTCCAACTTGTAACATACACTAGGATGTAAATGCATTGGACAAGGGTGGAACAAAGGAGTATCATGCAATCATGAGTCAGAGATGCATGGGTTCTGTCTGATTTGAGGCAGCAATTTTAGGAATCTTGGTTCTGCTTATATAATCTCTAAACCTTTAGAGGACATTAGCTTATGTTAAATGTCTGAATTTAGATGAGAacactcttcctcctgctgtttccCTCCCACCAAATGGCAATATAGTAAGGAATTAATTGCCTTTGTAGTAGGTTTTTTTTTAGCAAGCTGCTGCTTAGGATGAATACTTTGCAAAGACATAACAAAATACAGATGtgaaattttacagaaatttgaCTaggacaataaatatttttaacttaaCATGAAATGGTTTAGAATgttctaattaaaaatacatgcagtaGCATGCATGCCACTGATAAACTGAAGAGTCTTAGGATTAAAATGAGTAAGaaatgctggttttctttttctacttggtatttaccaaaaaaacaacagtagaatgataaagaaatgcaaaggtcTTCAGACAACAAATGCTCTGCTTCTCTGCACATCCTagtctctctttaaaataaaaagttgtacttgcttttaaagtatttgtgtTTCATTTACAGTGATATAATGATGAGAGACAATCTCTTTGAAATTGTAACAACTTCTCGAACCTTTTATGTAcaggtaatttcttttttaaacattggaCAAAACCAGGAGTCTGCCATAGTCAAAGCAAAGAAGCGctgctattttgctttttaagttgTATTTAACTATGCTGTGATTTTCAGAGGGAATGTGGTCTTTGTTATGTTTCAGAAAGATGCATATGAGAAACATTCCACATAACAGCAACTGTTATGTTGGTAGTGTATGAAAGCAATAACTCCTAATGTGATTTTGTTGGCATTCGGGTCTTCAAATTCTGTAGGATCAactcaatattttaaaatcttttattttgaagtacAGAATTTTTCTCTATAGTAATTGACTTCTCAGATTCAAGTTACTGACACATTAAAATATCTAGTAAAGCACAGCAATATTTCGATTTCAGTACCTATTTGGTAATATGTATCCATATGCACTTTATTCACTGCATCGTTACCATGTTACCTTTTAAATGTTTGGATATAATGCGAATCACAGACTTGCTTTTCCTAGCTCTGTGGGAATGTGGTGCTTGTTGTACTGGAAATAACTTTTGAGTTTCCCTGGTAGGATCAGAAATGCCTGTGTAGTCTAATACAGACAGTGGTGCCAGATGCTGAGTAATGAGCTGTCCTATAGCTGAACATAATTAAGTGACATGTGGCAGATGTTTCTTGCTGGGTGGATGTGCTAGTTTAATAAAGTTGCGACCTAATTAGGAGACGGCTTTagctttttgtctgtcttcatcCCAGATATGTACCCCCTTGGTATTCACTGTTAATCTATTGCATCTTTGTTGGATTGTTGTTCTAAGTAAATGTGCAGCTGACCCCCGACAGAGACTGATTTTTAGTTTACTGTAACTCTTCAATAAATACCTCATAGAAGGAAAGTGCAGCAGTGACTGAAAAGTACAGAAGTTACGTCATTGGCCAAAGTCTGCTAAGAGGGGTCAGCAGATCTCCTGTAAGAATTTCTGTGGGcgctttaatttttttgtttgctgaaaGTAAAAATTTGAGTCTAGAGTATGCAAATAgtataaaaatacttatttcttgcTTATTATTTTATATAACCATATACATACAATAGTAAATTCAGGGTAAGATTTTAAGAGATGTCTGGGTTAAGAAATGGAAGTCCCTATGGCTTTAAATAACAGACTACTAAAGTAGGGTAAGGCTGTCATTTTAATGCAGATGGTCAGGACACTGGGAAAGTTGAGAGTTGGTTATGTTAAATGTAATGCATATTGTTTGATCCAGGCGGACAGTCCAGAAGACATGCACAGTTGGATAAAAGCAATTTCTGGGGCCATTGTAGCACAGCGGGGACCTGGAAGATCAGCAGCTTCCGTATGTTATTCTGAACCTCAGAGAAAATGTGATTAGTTGATGTTCGCTTGTGCACGTTAAGTTctagttgttttttcctttcgCCTGTCCTCTATCCTGTCCTGTAGTAACATGGCATCTTTGCATGAACTTTCAGACAGACTGGCATAAAATATTTTGCGTTTTTAATTGAGCACTTATCTTAGTCTTACATGTATGTAACTTTATGTGCATTGTATTGTCATGAACACGTAGATAATGCAAGTGCTAACCTAGAAAAATTCTGAGTTCACTATGATCTTTGTCACTATGCTGCTACTAGTTTGGAAGTAAAATTGAAACTTTAATTCCTGTGAGGTGTTTCTGTTAATTGCTGAATTTTGCGATCAAATGACAATATCCTAACTTGTTTTTAACCACTCTCACTACTAAATTGGCATTCTCTATTGTTGATAGTTTATTGTATATGCGGATATAGATTCAAATTTAAAGTAACTTCTCTGAGATCTCTGCTCACATGAATTAGTTTTTGCTGTTGGAAACGTAGTGTGAACACCATGTAGCATTACTGAACTGAGGCACTGTGACAAATCTTAATATTTGTGAAGCCATGTGGATGCCAACATTTCATACATACTTGCATTTAAATTGTATTAGACGTTCAGTACAAAGTACATTAACTTG is a window encoding:
- the PLEKHA1 gene encoding pleckstrin homology domain-containing family A member 1 isoform X5, with protein sequence MRIVENFCGGTSFWTHEKTVWCGTWITHRIFPLDLHLLESLNLLIFQSDATKLRPKAEFCFVMNAGMRKYFLQANDQQDLVEWVNVLNKATKITVPKQSDPLCQMDNANRQAESPGGKKQVSYRTEIVGGVPIITPTQKEEISECSEGGDRSYLKRSQSHLPYFTAKHPPDNAVIKAGYCVKQGAVMKNWKRRYFQLDENTIGYFKSELEKEPLRVIPLKEVHKVQECKQSDIMMRDNLFEIVTTSRTFYVQADSPEDMHSWIKAISGAIVAQRGPGRSAASEHTESSSEPNHALRSAVPASATSHSTAAHGSPLVPNPHAKYPALEKRGFHESFTKAKPGSYKIQVVAPRESASKVTERGHSEPQSKNGTQEQDPGLVDLDDASLPVSDV
- the PLEKHA1 gene encoding pleckstrin homology domain-containing family A member 1 isoform X4, with amino-acid sequence MPYVDRQNRICGFLDIEENENSGKFLRRYFILDTREDSLVWYMDNPQNLPSGSPPVGVIKLTYISKVSDATKLRPKAEFCFVMNAGMRKYFLQANDQQDLVEWVNVLNKATKITVPKQSDPLCQMDNANRQAESPGGKKQVSYRTEIVGGVPIITPTQKEEISECSEGGDRSYLKRSQSHLPYFTAKHPPDNAVIKAGYCVKQGAVMKNWKRRYFQLDENTIGYFKSELEKEPLRVIPLKEVHKVQECKQSDIMMRDNLFEIVTTSRTFYVQADSPEDMHSWIKAISGAIVAQRGPGRSAASVTLILALHCVPDAAGQKAVESLYTEEHTESSSEPNHALRSAVPASATSHSTAAHGSPLVPNPHAKYPALEKRGFHESFTKAKPGSYKIQVVAPRESASKVTERGHSEPQSKNGTQEQDPGLVDLDDASLPVSDV
- the PLEKHA1 gene encoding pleckstrin homology domain-containing family A member 1 isoform X1; translated protein: MPYVDRQNRICGFLDIEENENSGKFLRRYFILDTREDSLVWYMDNPQNLPSGSPPVGVIKLTYISKVSDATKLRPKAEFCFVMNAGMRKYFLQANDQQDLVEWVNVLNKATKITVPKQSDPLCQMDNANRQAESPGGKKQVSYRTEIVGGVPIITPTQKEEISECSEGGDRSYLKRSQSHLPYFTAKHPPDNAVIKAGYCVKQGAVMKNWKRRYFQLDENTIGYFKSELEKEPLRVIPLKEVHKVQECKQSDIMMRDNLFEIVTTSRTFYVQADSPEDMHSWIKAISGAIVAQRGPGRSAASEHTESSSEPNHALRSAVPASATSHSTAAHGSPLVPNPHAKYPALEKRGFHESFTKAKPGSYKIQVVAPRESASKVTERGHSEPQSKNGTQEQDPGLVDLDDASLPVSDV
- the PLEKHA1 gene encoding pleckstrin homology domain-containing family A member 1 isoform X3 is translated as MPYVDRQNRICGFLDIEENENSGKFLRRYFILDTREDSLVWYMDNPQNLPSGSPPVGVIKLTYISKVSDATKLRPKAEFCFVMNAGMRKYFLQANDQQDLVEWVNVLNKATKITVPKQSDPLCQMDNANRQAESPGGKKQVSYRTEIVGGVPIITPTQKEEISECSEGGDRSYLKRSQSHLPYFTAKHPPDNAVIKAGYCVKQGAVMKNWKRRYFQLDENTIGYFKSELEKEPLRVIPLKEVHKVQECKQSDIMMRDNLFEIVTTSRTFYVQADSPEDMHSWIKAISGAIVAQRGPGRSAASMRQARRLSNPCIQRSIQSLLPNPTMLSVLPSQPQPPHIPQPLTAALWSQTLTPNTLPWRSEDFTNLLPRPSQGATRSRLSLQENQLPK
- the PLEKHA1 gene encoding pleckstrin homology domain-containing family A member 1 isoform X2, encoding MPYVDRQNRICGFLDIEENENSGKFLRRYFILDTREDSLVWYMDNPQNLPSGSPPVGVIKLTYISKVSDATKLRPKAEFCFVMNAGMRKYFLQANDQQDLVEWVNVLNKATKITVPKQSDPLCQMDNANRQAESPGGKKQVSYRTEIVGGVPIITPTQKEEISECSEGGDRSYLKRSQSHLPYFTAKHPPDNAVIKAGYCVKQGAVMKNWKRRYFQLDENTIGYFKSELEKEPLRVIPLKEVHKVQECKQSDIMMRDNLFEIVTTSRTFYVQADSPEDMHSWIKAISGAIVAQRGPGRSAASMRQARRLSNPCIQRYTSRTGECSTSIQSLLPNPTMLSVLPSQPQPPHIPQPLTAALWSQTLTPNTLPWRSEDFTNLLPRPSQGATRSRLSLQENQLPK